taatttttaatgatgagagagaaaaacaacaaaaaaggactcacaacatgaacattatgaatcaaaactcatgatgcatgcaagaacactatgaatgtcaatatgaacaccaagaacactttgaagatcatgatgaacatcaagaacatatttttgaaaaaacttttgatgcaaagaaaagatgcaagacaccaaacttagaaatctttaatgcctagacactatgaatgcaagaatgcacatgaaaaacaacaaaaaaaacacaaaacaagaaaatatcaagatcaaacaagaagacttaccaataacaacttgaagatcatgaagaacacatgtatgaattttcaaaaaatgcataaattttaaaaacatgtaattgacaccaaacttaaaattgactctaaactcaaacaagaaacacaaaatattttttatttttatgattttataattttttttggatttttgtatatttttttcgaaaacatataggaaaaataaaataagaaattcaaaatttttaataagaattccaggaatctttcaatgttagtctaaagctctGGTCCAGAAattggacatggcttaatagccagccaagctttagcatacaTAGTTCAAGCATGTGAAGAGGAAGACTCAGttcaaaagaatttagacatggcaTTACAGTCAACCAGGCtacaacatgcttcatgaaatactagaattcattcttaaaaatttagaataatttttttgaaaacagaagtaaaatttttttgaaagatttttgaaaatttttttgaaaataaaacaaaaagaaaattacctaatctgagcaacaagatgaaccgtcagttgtccaaactcgaacaatccccggcaacggcgccaaaaacttggtgctgttgccaGATCAGAAAAACTTGGCGCTGTTGTTGCACGTAATTGTGattcaaacaatccccggcaacggcgccaaaaacttggtgcaagaaattgtgatctctaataatggcattcaacttggtatgcgcgtttataactcagcactttcttcacaacttcgcacaactaaccagcaagtgcactgggtcgtccaagtaataaaccttatgtgagtaagggtcgatcccacggagattgttggtatgaagcaagctatggtcatcttataaatctcagttaggcggataataattggttatggagttttcgaataataataataaataaacaggaaataaagatagaaatacttatgtaaatcattgatgagaatttcagataggcgtatgaagatgctgtgctccttctgaatctctgcttttctactaccttcatccaatccttcttactccttttcatggcaagctgtatgtaggggatcaccgttgtcaatggctacatcccatcctctcagtgaaaaaggtcaaaatgctctatcacagcacggctaatcatctgtcggttctcgatcatgccggaatagaatccattgattcttttgcgtttgtcatcacgcccaacaatcgcgagtttgaagctcgtcatagtcattcaatccctgaatcctactcgaaataccacagacaaggtttagactttccggattctcatgaatgccgccatcaattctagcttataccacgaagattctgattaaggaatctaagagatatgcgttcggtctaaggtagaacggaggtggttgtcagtcacgtgttcataggtgagaatgctgatgagtgtcacggatcatcacattcatcatggtgaagtgcaacgaatatcttagaataggaataaactgaattgaatagaaaatagtagtaattgcattaaaacttgaggtacagcagagctccacacccttaatctatggtgtgtagaaactccactactgaaaatacataagtgatgaaggtccaggcatggccgaatggccagcccccaaaacgtgaacaatagtctcctaagatgaataatggaataaaaccgagaccaaagatgtctaatacaatagtaaaatgtcctatttatactagactagctactagggtttacagaagtaagtaattgatgcagaaatctacttccggggcccacttggtgtgtgcttgggctgagcttgagctttacacgtgcagaggcttcttttggagttgaacgccaagttgtaacgtgtttttggcgttcaactctggttcgtgacgtgtttctggcgtttgactccagaatgcagcatggaactggcgttgagcgccagtttacatcgtctaatcacaaataaagtttggactattatatattgctggaaagctctggatgtctactttccaacgatgttgaaagcgtgccatttggagttctgtagctccaaaaaatttatttcgagttcagggaggtcagaatccaacagcatcagcagtcctttgtcagccttttatcagagttttgctcaggtccctcaatttcagccagaaaatacctgaaatcacagaaaaatacacaaactcatagtaaagtccagaaatgtgaatttatcataaaactaatgaaaacatccctaaaagtagctagatactactaaaaactacctaaaaataatgccaaaaagcgtataaattatccgctcatcagtgtgtCTTTTGATTTTCTGTATAAGCTTTTGTCTTATCATTTTTCGTTAGTGATGCATCTTCGGTTTTGTTTTGATCGTACCTTTTTCTTTTAAGGCTCCTAGCTATTTTATCCTTgttatgtatgtatgtattttacttttagaggtcgtagcaCCTCGTCACTTTTAATTTACGTCATAAGcataaagctctgtgtggtagggtatTACAATAATCatactaaaattagtcactaaaataATCATTGGCTATAAAATAAAGGTACTTTATTAGATAGTTGTATTTATATGCCAGACACATTTCAAATACAATATCTATCAACACTCTTTTTTGTGTCTAACCGTGtcttgataaaaaaataaattttttttactagaTACGCTTAGACACACCTTAATACCATCAATACTCACTTTTTATATCCAACTGTatcttgataaaaaaaaataaactttttttaCTAGACACACTTAGACACACCTTAATACCATCACATATTAGCATGTTTAATTatattcttaacatatattcttaaaatgagtttagaattaatatatattataatttatcaaataaaaaatattttaaatactttatctaatttgaaaatattaaaaaaagttaaaattttaatttatattttaatattaatatatatcaaaatatcatatatatatatatatatgtatgtatgtatgtatgtatgtatgtatgtatgtatgtatgtatgtatgtatgtatatgtcGTATCCCTGAGTCTTATAAGAATCTAAAATTTGTGTCTGACTCATGTCGTGTCGTTTCCCGTGTTTGTATTAGTATTAGTATTTGTGCATCATAGGCCACTAGTATGAAACATATGTTGACATACaaaatacacattgaaaataaattaaataatacatgtgtttatacacaaatatataataattgattttgtgactaaTTTTAGCATACACGTaacctttaattttttattaaattaagaataaaactcataaattttatatttcgCTAATTTTTATCTAAGattcgaatttttttatataaaaattttgagtttaattttaatatcttacacagtcatataataataattgttattttagataatttatttatgcaatcaatataaaattaatgatgTGGCTTTAGATAATTGTGatgatcaaaattaaattcaaaactTAATTCTTACACACTCGTACTTATAAAACTTTTATATTGTGatgatcaaaattaaattcaaaaattattttaaaagaaagacACTGAATGCATTGAATCATTGAATGGTTGAAGTATCTCCATTTCAACCTTCTTAACCTATGCGGCAAAGATAGGACGCTAGCTAGGAAAATTTAATAACTTTTATTACTCCTATATTAAAcatagagaaagaaaaaaaaggacaTTTATTTAATAGTAATTTTATTGCTTAAATAATTATGGAGTGTTCCAATAATAACATTTCTCAACAACTAAGAAACTATTGTTTGGAGTTCCCCCCTCTTTCTTCTTTAACTAGTAACTAGTAACTAGTAATAGTCTTATGATTCATACAGGCTGATAGTATTTGATAGTCTATGGATACTGAAAATAAACATTTTGAGGTTCTTTATTCACTGATTCTAAGCAAGGAACACGTATATCAATGAAATACCATAGTCATCGTCAGTTGCTACCTGCTTATGATATCAcattagaaattatttttatactagtttttttttttttttttccggaCATTGAGCCAGCTTACTTTTATTCTACTACACAATATAGCAAAGAAAAGTGAATCAACTGAGTGTACAAGAAATTTTGACTTTTGAGTGCATGTAACACAAGCTCATATACTATCAACAAACTCTCCAATAGAATTGAAAGATGATCCACCATCAAGGACAGCATTCCTAGCCATATCTTTCATCTCTTGCAACTTCTTGTGCACAATACTATCTTTCTCCATCAATTTTTTCAGTCCTTTCTCTATCTCATCTGCCATTACAACATCACTTCCAGTTCTATATTCCAGTTTTAACTCCAATGCTAATCCAAACTCTTTCACCATCCTAAAAGCATTCAGTTGCTGTTCTGCATAGATAGGCCATGTCAATATTGGTACCCCAAACCACAAGCTCTCCAAAATAGAGTTCCAACCACAATGCGACACGAAGCCACAAACAGCTTTGTGTGCAAGAATCTCAATTTGTGGCACCCATTCGCAAATCATTCCCATGCCTTCCATCCATTCTAAGAACCCTTCTGGCAAGGCACTCTCATCATCATTGGCTTTGTTCGGTGGTGAACGCATAGCCCACAAGAACCTAACTCCACTACGCTGAAGCGCCgtagctatttcccttgtttgGGATGGACTAAAGCTTCCCCTACTCCCAAAACACAAAAAACAACAGAAGAAGTTTCTTGGTTATCAAGAAATCTCAATATCATATCATATTGGGTTTGTTCTAACTTTGAGTTTGGATGAGATTTTGGATTAATCAAAGGACCAATAGCATATATATGAGGATTTTTCCCATCAGATAATGCATCAATAGCATACTTCTCTATCTCCATAAAAGTGTTAACAATTATACCTTTGGTGTCTATGAACTTCTGCGCTAGCTTGTGACATGGAACGTATCCATCTTTGCTTAAAAGAGCATCAGGTAAAACCATTGAAGGAACAAGATTTGAGATACCTGGAATCAGTATATCAGGATCAGAATCATTGAAAACATCCTCCATTCGACGATTGCGGAGAGAAAGCATGAGACTTAGAAATCCTGCATTTGATGGCATGTATAAATAAGAAGGGATGCTCAGTTCTCTTCCCACATCAATCAGCGAAGCAAAAACGAAATCTACAACCAACGCAACAGCTGGTTCCGACCCAGAATTCGGATAGGATGATAAAATGCTTTGCACAGTTTCTTTGACGTGCGGCGCAAGGTTCTGCAAAAAGGTCAAGACATAGTATAGTGGAGCTTTCAATAGCAGCTCTGGTGGAAGTGGTTCTATTTCAGGGACGTTGACAAGTTCGATTTGTGATTGTGATGATAAATCTGATTTTATATATGAATCAGAAATGGAggtggtagtgagcttgatgcAGAGGATTGTGATGGAAAGGTGGTTATAACGGTTGATTAGAAGTTTTGCAAATTCAAGAGCTGAAGACAAGTGACCAATTCCTGGTGAAGGAATGAAGATCAATTTTGCTTTGTTATTCAGCTCAGTGTCatccatgttctttgttcttcttagTCTTTTAGGCTTCTGCAACAATTAAAAGGCATGAGGAATTTAAAAACAATAATTACAAAGTTCTCAACAAGAACACGGAACTAGATGAGGCTATGGATGATGCGGTGGCCTTGTTTTTCAATAATCTTCTAGATGCTGAGTGTATCAATGTAGGGTCTAATTCATAAtggaaatataaaattaaattgcaggCTGCAGGGACTCAAACATTACACTTTCAAAAATGATTTATTTATAGGTAGTTGTTTATTGTTTAAGATAGATAGATATCAATCACACGATAACCTaccaagattttttttttttcttaagaaAATAGTGCATATCAAAAGTCTGACCCTGGTAGCAATTTGCATACTTGATAACATTGTACTATctgtttgtttatttatttataatatattaaatcttAATATATACCAAGTCAAACCAATAATACTATAGATGCGATTGGCTCTCAACAACTCAATAGTTAATAGCAAAATACAAAAGGGCACATTGTAATTTATAATTTTCCACTAATGCTAATAAGTATGACTTAGTGCTAATGCTAATAGCATCATTATCATAGAGGTTTAATCAACATTAAAATAGAGCATATGGGAATAGAAAGATCTGGCAACAGTTTAAGAAAAATTGATAGACCAACtacaataatttaattttctaactTATATTATATTAGTCAGAAAATTCTCTACCACACTAATTTATTCATTGGTTCTAAGAAAGGAAAACTATATTCATGAAACACTACAGAATAGTTATAAATTGCTACCTACAATATCCTCAATTAGTTCTTCAacagaattcaaagaagagcacCATTAAGGACAGCTTTTCCAGCCATATCCTTCATCTATTTCACCTTCTTGTGCACCACACTATCTTTGTCCATCAACTGTTTCAGCCCCTTTTCAATTTCGTTTGCCATTACAACATCACTATCAGTTCTATAATCCAGTTTTAATTCCAATGCTAATCCAAATTCCTTAACCATCAGAAAAGCATTCAGTTGCTGTTTTGCATAGATAGGCCATGTCAATATTGGCACCCCAAACCACAAGCTCTCCAAAATAGAGTTCCAACCACAATGCGACACAAACACGGCACTTGCTTTGTGAGCGAGAATCTCCACTTGGGGAGCCCACTCACAGATCATTCCCCTACCTTCCATCCATTCTAAGAACCCTTCTGGAAAGTTACTCTTGTCGTTGACCTTGGTCAGTTGTGGAGAGCGCATAGCCCACATTGGCACAGAACACATAGTCCACAAGAACCTATCTCCACAATGCTGAAGTGCCAGTGCTATTTCTCTTGTTTGATATGGACCAAAGCTTCCTCTACTcccaaaacagaaaaataacagAACATGATGGCTGCTCATCAAGCCATTTCAGTATACTACCACATTGTGCTTGGTCTACATTTGAGTTAGGATGACCTTTGAGATCAATCAAAGGACCAATGGCATAGATAGGAGGGGTTTGACTTTTAGATAATGCATCAATAGAATGCTGCTCGATCTCGGAAAAAGTGTTAATGATCCCTTTGGAGCCTTTGAAACTTTGAGCAAGCTTATAACATGCAACATATCCACCATCTTTGTTTAAAAGAGCATCAGTTAAAACCACTGAAGGAACTAGTTTGGAGATACCTGGAATCAACAAATCAGGATCAGAATCGTTGAACACATCCTCGATTCAACAGGTTTGGAGGGAAATCATGAGACTGAGAAATCCTGCATTTGTTGGCATGAGCAAATAAGAAGGGATGCTAAACTCTTTTCCTACGTCAATCATGGAAGTGCATATAAAATCTACGAACAAAGCAACCACTGGTTTCGAATTAGAGTTTGGATAGGAAGATAGAATGCTCTGCACTGTGTCTttgacttgtggcacaaggctTTACATGAATGTCCAGAGTCCAGCCATAATATAATGGAGATTTCAGAAGTAGCTCATGTGGAGGTAGTTCTACTTCGGGGGCATCAATGTGTTTGATATGTTGTTGTGATGAAAAAACTGATTTGATGTATGAATCAGAAGAGGGAGTTGATGAGAGCTTCATGGAAAGGACTGTAATGAAAAGGTGATTACAATGGTTGATTAGGAGTTTTGCAAATTCAAGAGCCAAAGATAATTGGTGAATACCCGGTGAGGGAATGAAGATTGGCTTATCTTGCTTGTTCATCTCAGTTTCCACCATTTTCTTTGTTCGTTTGATGGGGGTCAACTAGGACTTCTGTAAGCTGCAAGGAcataagtaataaaaaaaatgaagttaTTTTCAATACTGAGAACATAATTAAACCAGTATTATTATGAGTGATCATTTTTTAAGAACATTTCTTGATGCTTTGCATGTGATCTGAAGTTATAATTGAAGCACTGATAATATAAAATCAACTGGCAGCTTGCTAAGaaccaaattttatttttaaaatatgatttaTTTGAAGGCATATCGTTTAGAATAGTTATCAATCACATGAAAAAGAACAAGAATGAGAGACACGAAGAAATAGGCACCCACGAATTCAGGGAATTTGTGGTTTTTGCTTGAAATCTAATTTAGTACATTTCAATTAAAAAATGTTGATCAGTATTTTGTATGACTTATGCCAATCTCAATTTTTCCATTAATTGAGGTTGATAATGTGAATAAATAAGTTCGATattacaagaaaaagaaaaatttggaAAGAAAAGTCAGAGTTCTTTAAGCAAACATTGAAAAGGAAACTGATAGAATTTCACATTTCAATATAAAACTTGTCAACATCTCTCTATTCACGATTCTAAGGAAGCGCAATATTTCACCTATGAAATGCAACAATTGTTTTCAGTAGCTACCTAACATATTATCAATTAGTTCTCCAGCAGAATTAAAAGAAGATCCACCATTGAGGAGAGCCTTCCTAGCCATCTCTTTCATCTCTTTCACCTTCTTGTGCACAACATTATCTCTGTCCATCAATTGTTTCAACCCATTCTCTATCTCATTTGCCGTTACAACATCATTACTACCAAATCTATAATCCAATGTTAGCTCAATTGCTAATCCAAATTCCTTAACCATCCTAAAAGCATTAAGATGTTGTTCTGCATAAATAGGCCATGTCAATATTGGCACCCCAAACCACAAGCTCTCCAAAATAGAGTTCCAACCACAATGTGAAACAAACCCACCAATTGCTTTGTGAGCAAGAACCTCCACCTGTGGCGCCCACTCGCAAATCATTCCCTTCCCTTCCATCCATTCCAAGAACCCTTCCGGCAAGGCGCTCTCCTCGTCGATAACTTTGTCTGGTGGCGAACGCATAGCCCACAAGAACCTAACTCCGGTATGACGAAGCGCCATCCCTATTTCCCTTGTTTGGGATGGACCAAAGCTTCCTCTACTCCCAAAACACAAAAACACAACAGAACAATCTGGCTGCAAATCAAGCCATTTCATAATCTTTTCATGGAGATTTTGATCTAAATTCGGGTTTTGCTGTCCTTTGAGATTAATCAAAGGACCAACAGCAAAAATAGGAggatttctttttcttcctccatCTGATAATAATGCATCAATAGCATAATTCTCCAACTCTGAAAAAGTATTAACAATAATTCCTTTGGTGTCTCTGAACCTCTGAGCACACTTATAATACCCAACAAATCCACCATCACTGTTAAAAGAAGCATCAGGTAAAACCCTAGAAGGAGCTGGAATTGAAATACCTTGAATCAACAAATCAGGATCAGAATAATTGAAAACATCATCAATTTGACGTTCAAGAATGGAAAACATGTACCCTAAGAACCCAGCATTTGAAGTCATGTAGATATAAGAAGGTATGCCAAGTTCAATTCCCACATCAACCATTGAAACACAGAAGAAATCAAGAACCAAAGTAAAGAGTGGCTTTGATTCATCAGAGTTGGAAGAATATGAAGAGAGAATGGTTTGGATTGCTGACTTGACGTGGGGTATGAGGGAGTCGATGAAGGTCACGACGTAGAGTTCACGCGCCTTCAGTAGGAGTTGCTGTGATGATGGAGGTTCTGGAGTTTCAGGGAGAGGAATGAGTTGGATTTGAGGGTGCGAAGAGGTGAGTGAAGGTGGCGAGGGAGAAAATGGGAATTTACTAGTGAAAACGGTTATGGACATGTTGTTGAAACGGTTGACAAGGAGGTTGGCGAATTCGAGGATAGAAGGTAAGTGGCCAGCACCAGGAACAGGAATGAACATAAGATGTgccatcttcctcttcttcatctTGATGTCCTCTgccatttctttcttttctttttcttctgtttttttttttaaccaattCTTTCTTAAAGATAAGaggggaaggggaaggggaaggggaaggCGAAGGCGAGGGATTCTATTGGATAATTCTCTATGATCTACAAAACAAGTGtttgtgtcttttttttttttttttttttgttatcggAGAGAATAAAGTGTAATCTTCCATCTTTAATTCTATAAATGGAATCAGAAATAAATGAGAGAGTGCAATGAAAGGTGAGATCTTTCACTGGATactatctaattttttttccacCGAAAAAAATCCACTCCCGTTTGTGTGAGGATGAATACTATAATGCCAATACATTGTATCTAAATTACTAAAAaggataaataaataatatttaataaattttatatgatttattttttattttaaataatttattttttattttaaaaggtAAGTTATGCAATTTAAGCACTATAATAAAACACCACAGAACTCACCTTGtgtgaaaaagaaggaagagtaGTGTcggaattttttttaataaataaaaaatattttatttattaaaatatataatttgtagTATTTTTACGAATTTATCATAtttcttatctcgtttacaaaATTAAGAATACACGTATTTCATTTATATCATAAACGAGATAAGGCACAAAATGGGAGATGTGTATATTTCGTTTACcgtgtaaacgagatacgtgtatttttattatatttgcaCTGCAAACGAAATACGTGAAGATCTATGacgtttatagtgtaaacgagatacgtTCCAACAAATTGTTCAACAGGTATAAAAGGATGCGCAACCTTTTGTATTCTCCACAAATATTTTACttcttctcttctatttttcttccgAAAAATAAGCCAAAATGTCTAGTAGTAGTGGATATATGATTGTAAGTGTGTATCCTAATTGCCATATGAGAAACAGTGATACTGGCGGTGATATTTGAGTGTGAGAATCTCATTCTGTTATGCACCCAGCgagtaaatttttttgtatgagC
The Arachis stenosperma cultivar V10309 chromosome 7, arast.V10309.gnm1.PFL2, whole genome shotgun sequence genome window above contains:
- the LOC130940375 gene encoding UDP-glycosyltransferase 71K1-like; its protein translation is MAEDIKMKKRKMAHLMFIPVPGAGHLPSILEFANLLVNRFNNMSITVFTSKFPFSPSPPSLTSSHPQIQLIPLPETPEPPSSQQLLLKARELYVVTFIDSLIPHVKSAIQTILSSYSSNSDESKPLFTLVLDFFCVSMVDVGIELGIPSYIYMTSNAGFLGYMFSILERQIDDVFNYSDPDLLIQGISIPAPSRVLPDASFNSDGGFVGYYKCAQRFRDTKGIIVNTFSELENYAIDALLSDGGRKRNPPIFAVGPLINLKGQQNPNLDQNLHEKIMKWLDLQPDCSVVFLCFGSRGSFGPSQTREIGMALRHTGVRFLWAMRSPPDKVIDEESALPEGFLEWMEGKGMICEWAPQVEVLAHKAIGGFVSHCGWNSILESLWFGVPILTWPIYAEQHLNAFRMVKEFGLAIELTLDYRFGSNDVVTANEIENGLKQLMDRDNVVHKKVKEMKEMARKALLNGGSSFNSAGELIDNMLAYRSPS